In Silene latifolia isolate original U9 population chromosome 3, ASM4854445v1, whole genome shotgun sequence, a single window of DNA contains:
- the LOC141646287 gene encoding uncharacterized protein LOC141646287 yields the protein MATAKMMFKEVAEKEVVFDNSVIQDNHKVTLGILYNNNRNEKELVVYDTHNWSGDVTGAYPTIPFSNIGEYEVFIHQGLEGSKGGVVYVDGTDTTSRKWLVAFDTPNNKCHVEAGPIGATDWNAVEVLLNQADTDSHHTDPVFEGRAAARFRGDDGNKRRLEVLFVN from the exons ATGGCAACAGCAAAGATGATGTTCAAGGAGGTTGCTGAAAAAGAAGTCGTTTTCGACAATTCGGTAATTCAAGACAACCACAAAGTAACCTTAGGTATCTTGTACAATAACAACAGGAACGAGAAGGAGTTAGTGGTGTATGACACTCATAATTGGTCTGGAGATGTGACCGGAGCATACCCAACTATACCTTTTAGCAATATTGGAGAATATGAAGTTTTTATTCATCAAGGCTTAGAAGGCTCCAAAGGAGGAGTGGTGTACGTTGATGGCACTGACACGACTTCTCGCAAATGGCTTGTCGCTTTCGACACTCCTAACAACAAG TGTCATGTGGAAGCCGGGCCAATTGGAGCAACTGACTGGAACGCGGTAGAAGTACTCCTGAATCAAGCTGATACCGATAGCCACCATACTGATCCGGTCTTTGAGGGAAGAGCAGCGGCCCGATTTCGCGGTGACGATGGAAACAAACGTCGCTTGGAAGTATTATttgttaattaa